The following are encoded together in the Labrys wisconsinensis genome:
- a CDS encoding M50 family metallopeptidase — protein sequence MSPLLLLIASLLAGAWGSLVLHEGAHALVGRLVGLQIREIRFGIGPTVFRCRLRETEIRVGLLPSGGWVMTFPPLSHGKPALALFYLAGPIADLAWLVGLLAVFRAYGGTPAVNIAMLSVILLHIVRLWGSLVPHWGTLYGTRLPNDMLALWRTLRRKDDQAYRAAYLDALRRYRDPAEPAPPLSGRSDRIAYHILQARAALRPLTDEAIDALGRELSRASERSEQLLIIESMVMSVLARPGSRHRVHLDPWTSRALALSPDLPTVRGSRGAALVRLGRHREALDILARAESADDADRCLTGAFQALAHFHEGRRDLSADLIEASLTILRTHGWEGWIGRGIVERIRAEIEPRAGGNPQRRPEDEIPTQA from the coding sequence TTGTCGCCGCTCCTTCTGCTGATCGCGTCCCTGCTGGCCGGCGCCTGGGGCAGCCTCGTGCTGCACGAGGGCGCCCACGCCCTTGTCGGCCGGCTGGTCGGACTGCAGATCCGCGAGATCCGCTTCGGCATCGGCCCGACGGTCTTCCGCTGCCGTCTCCGAGAGACCGAGATCCGCGTCGGGCTGCTCCCGTCGGGCGGCTGGGTGATGACGTTTCCGCCCTTGTCCCACGGCAAGCCCGCCCTGGCGCTGTTCTACCTCGCGGGGCCGATCGCGGACCTCGCATGGCTCGTCGGCCTGCTCGCGGTGTTTCGCGCCTATGGCGGGACGCCGGCCGTCAACATCGCGATGCTCTCGGTCATCCTCCTTCATATCGTGCGGTTGTGGGGGAGCCTCGTGCCGCATTGGGGCACGCTTTACGGCACGCGCCTTCCCAACGACATGCTGGCGCTGTGGCGGACGCTGCGGCGGAAGGACGACCAAGCCTATCGCGCGGCCTATCTCGATGCGCTGCGGCGGTATCGCGATCCAGCCGAGCCGGCGCCACCCCTGTCCGGCCGGTCCGACCGGATCGCCTACCATATCCTGCAGGCTCGTGCGGCGCTTCGCCCTTTGACGGACGAAGCGATCGATGCGCTCGGGCGCGAGCTGTCGCGCGCATCCGAACGCAGCGAGCAGCTCCTGATCATCGAGTCGATGGTGATGAGCGTGCTGGCGCGACCGGGCTCGCGCCACCGGGTCCATCTCGATCCCTGGACGAGCCGGGCCCTCGCCCTCTCGCCCGATCTTCCGACGGTCAGGGGATCGCGCGGGGCGGCGCTGGTGCGCCTGGGGCGCCATCGCGAGGCGCTCGACATCCTGGCCCGGGCCGAAAGCGCCGATGATGCCGACCGCTGCCTCACCGGCGCCTTCCAGGCCCTGGCCCATTTTCACGAGGGCCGCCGGGACCTCTCGGCCGATCTGATCGAAGCGTCGCTGACCATCCTGCGGACGCACGGCTGGGAGGGGTGGATCGGGCGGGGGATCGTCGAGCGGATTCGCGCGGAGATCGAGCCGCGCGCCGGAGGGAATCCGCAGCGGCGGCCCGAGGACGAGATTCCCACGCAGGCCTGA
- the paaI gene encoding hydroxyphenylacetyl-CoA thioesterase PaaI, producing the protein MSADLSPQALAEACARSMWAEDNASQSLNMALRSVGPGTATVTMTVTAGMLNGHRTCHGGYIFSVADSAFAFACNSYDQRTVAQHCSVSFIAPAFEGDVLTATAREVSRRGRGGIYDVNIVNQNGEHIAEFRGHSRTVKGRHLPD; encoded by the coding sequence ATGAGCGCCGATCTCTCACCGCAAGCGCTCGCGGAGGCCTGTGCCCGCTCGATGTGGGCCGAGGACAACGCGTCCCAGTCGCTGAACATGGCGCTTCGATCCGTCGGGCCGGGCACGGCGACGGTGACGATGACCGTCACGGCGGGCATGCTGAACGGTCATCGGACGTGCCATGGCGGCTACATCTTCTCGGTCGCGGACTCCGCCTTCGCATTTGCCTGCAACAGCTACGATCAGCGGACGGTGGCCCAGCATTGCTCCGTCTCGTTCATCGCCCCCGCATTCGAAGGCGACGTGCTGACCGCGACGGCACGGGAAGTGTCGCGCCGCGGTCGGGGAGGCATCTACGACGTCAACATCGTCAACCAGAACGGCGAGCACATCGCGGAATTTCGCGGCCACTCGCGCACCGTCAAGGGACGCCACCTGCCGGATTAG
- a CDS encoding 3-hydroxyacyl-CoA dehydrogenase NAD-binding domain-containing protein: MTMSITRTGSVAVVSIDNPPVNALSQQLRADLLEAVRQLDADDAVKAVVLVCAGRTFMAGADVGELGRPPQPPHLPAVVAGIEGARKPWVAAIHGSALGGGLEVALGCAYRVAAASASLGLPEVKLGIIPGAGGTVRLPRLVGPAAAVDLVTSGSPVGAARARELGLVDAVIDGDLRTGAIALARDIADKPAPQPISSRPVPAVEAGFWERAEQAVAARARQELAPLRALASLRNASMTDFAGAMAYERATFLELRDSAQAAALRHVFFAERAAPRPPELAGVTPRDIRSAAVVGGGTMGAGIAAALRDASLPVVLVERDAEAVERGLAGIRAIFEASVKRGRMTAEMAAERMAGIVGSEDYGRLAETDLVVEAVFEDMAVKRAVFGRLSDACRPDAVLATNTSYLDPNRIGDGLARPERFLGLHFFSPAHVMKLLEIVPADATEPQVLATGFALARLLGKIPVRAGICEGFIGNRILKATRAQAERLLLAGATPSAVDAAMRAFGLPMGPLEAQDLGGLDIAAFQRKAARARGEAPFAPIADRLCAAGRLGQKAGGGWYDYADGDRRPSPSDRVAEIIANEASGRDRLHWDERSIADAIVLPMVSEGAAILDEKIALRSADIDLVQIHGYGFPRWRGGLMHHALVRGLRDVVDGLERLSSQGLAAPPSRALIRAAAAGAFDDP; this comes from the coding sequence ATGACGATGTCCATCACGAGGACGGGATCGGTCGCCGTCGTCTCGATCGACAATCCGCCGGTCAACGCGCTTTCCCAGCAGCTTCGCGCGGATCTGCTCGAGGCGGTGAGGCAGCTCGACGCGGACGATGCCGTGAAGGCCGTCGTTCTCGTCTGCGCGGGTCGCACCTTCATGGCCGGTGCGGATGTCGGGGAGCTCGGCAGGCCACCCCAGCCGCCGCATCTGCCGGCCGTGGTTGCGGGCATCGAGGGGGCGCGAAAGCCCTGGGTCGCGGCGATCCACGGCAGCGCGCTCGGCGGCGGCCTGGAAGTGGCGCTCGGCTGCGCCTATCGCGTCGCCGCTGCCTCCGCCAGCCTCGGCCTGCCGGAAGTGAAGCTCGGCATCATCCCCGGTGCCGGCGGCACCGTCCGCCTGCCGCGCCTGGTCGGCCCCGCAGCCGCCGTCGATCTGGTGACGAGCGGCAGCCCCGTCGGCGCGGCGAGGGCGCGAGAGCTCGGCCTTGTCGACGCCGTCATCGACGGCGACCTGCGCACGGGCGCGATCGCCCTCGCGCGCGACATCGCCGACAAGCCTGCGCCGCAGCCGATCTCCAGCCGCCCGGTGCCGGCGGTGGAAGCCGGCTTCTGGGAACGCGCGGAACAGGCTGTGGCCGCAAGGGCGAGACAGGAACTCGCGCCTCTCCGGGCTCTCGCGTCCCTCCGCAACGCGAGCATGACGGATTTCGCGGGCGCGATGGCCTATGAGCGCGCGACCTTTCTCGAGCTCCGCGATTCCGCGCAGGCCGCCGCCCTTCGCCATGTCTTCTTCGCCGAGCGCGCGGCGCCCCGCCCGCCCGAGCTCGCCGGCGTGACGCCGCGCGACATCCGGTCTGCCGCCGTCGTCGGCGGCGGCACGATGGGAGCGGGCATTGCCGCCGCGCTCCGGGATGCCAGCCTGCCGGTCGTTCTCGTCGAGCGTGATGCGGAGGCGGTCGAGCGTGGCCTCGCCGGCATCCGCGCGATCTTCGAGGCTTCCGTGAAGCGCGGTCGCATGACGGCGGAGATGGCGGCCGAGCGCATGGCCGGGATCGTCGGCAGCGAAGATTACGGCCGGCTCGCCGAGACGGACCTGGTCGTCGAGGCGGTCTTCGAGGATATGGCCGTCAAGCGCGCCGTGTTCGGCAGGCTCTCGGACGCGTGCCGGCCCGATGCGGTGCTCGCCACCAACACGTCCTATCTCGATCCGAACCGGATTGGCGACGGGCTGGCGCGGCCGGAACGGTTCCTCGGCCTGCATTTCTTCAGCCCTGCCCACGTGATGAAGCTCCTGGAGATCGTGCCGGCGGACGCGACGGAGCCGCAGGTTCTGGCGACCGGCTTCGCGCTCGCCCGCCTGCTCGGAAAAATCCCGGTCCGCGCCGGCATCTGCGAAGGCTTCATCGGCAACCGCATCCTGAAGGCGACGCGCGCGCAGGCCGAACGGCTGCTGCTTGCCGGCGCGACGCCATCGGCCGTCGATGCGGCGATGCGCGCCTTCGGCCTGCCGATGGGCCCCTTGGAGGCGCAGGATCTCGGCGGCCTCGATATCGCGGCCTTCCAGCGCAAGGCCGCCCGGGCGCGGGGGGAAGCCCCCTTCGCGCCGATCGCCGACAGGCTCTGCGCGGCCGGCCGATTGGGCCAGAAGGCGGGGGGAGGGTGGTACGACTACGCGGACGGGGACCGGAGGCCATCGCCCTCTGACAGGGTGGCGGAGATCATCGCGAACGAGGCATCCGGGAGGGATCGGCTCCACTGGGACGAGCGCTCCATCGCGGATGCCATCGTGCTTCCCATGGTGAGCGAGGGAGCTGCCATCCTCGATGAGAAGATCGCGCTGCGCTCCGCCGACATCGATCTCGTGCAGATTCACGGCTACGGCTTTCCGAGATGGCGAGGCGGTCTCATGCACCACGCGCTCGTCCGTGGCCTGCGGGACGTCGTGGACGGGCTCGAGCGCCTTTCCTCGCAAGGTCTAGCGGCGCCGCCCTCGCGCGCGCTGATCCGCGCAGCCGCGGCGGGGGCGTTCGACGATCCGTGA
- a CDS encoding cupin domain-containing protein — translation MNDRPVVTRGGQEQGDTAQSGGLALVTGVGPQHTPAKQLWFGKASNRPGFRSLPHHHGPAETGAYVLSGRARIYFGRDYQEFVDLAAGDFMFVPPFLPHLEANMSTTEELWWIACRSPENIVVNLPDVDDAALPGYRRA, via the coding sequence ATGAACGATCGGCCGGTGGTGACGCGCGGCGGCCAGGAGCAGGGCGACACGGCCCAGTCCGGCGGGCTGGCGCTGGTGACGGGCGTCGGGCCGCAGCACACGCCGGCAAAGCAGCTCTGGTTCGGCAAGGCCAGCAACCGGCCGGGCTTCCGCTCGCTGCCGCATCACCATGGGCCGGCCGAGACCGGCGCCTATGTGCTCTCCGGCCGCGCCCGCATCTATTTCGGCCGGGACTATCAGGAGTTCGTCGACCTCGCCGCCGGCGACTTCATGTTCGTGCCGCCGTTCCTGCCGCATCTCGAAGCCAACATGAGCACGACTGAGGAGCTGTGGTGGATCGCCTGCCGGTCGCCCGAGAACATCGTGGTCAACCTGCCCGACGTCGACGATGCCGCGCTGCCGGGCTATCGCAGGGCGTGA
- the paaG gene encoding 2-(1,2-epoxy-1,2-dihydrophenyl)acetyl-CoA isomerase PaaG: protein MSQTDTVIAEATDGVLRLTLNRPDKLNAFNEGMHLALRAGFERAREDTDLRAVLLTGAGRGFCAGQDLGDRDPRKGTPDLGHTIETFYNPLLRLIRSLEKPVVCAVNGVAAGAGANLAFACDITLAARSARFIQSFARIGLVPDSGGTWSLPRLIGEARAKALALTAQSLDAETAADWGLIWRAVDDDTLMDEAAALATRLAAGPTKGYGLTKRAIQAAAANSFDRQLDLERDLQREAGRSADYAEGVTAFIEKREPAFKGR from the coding sequence GTGTCCCAGACCGATACCGTCATCGCCGAAGCCACCGATGGCGTCCTGCGCCTGACGCTCAACCGCCCCGACAAGCTCAACGCCTTCAACGAAGGGATGCATCTCGCCCTCCGGGCCGGCTTCGAGCGTGCACGTGAGGACACCGATCTTCGTGCGGTGCTGCTGACCGGTGCCGGCCGCGGCTTCTGCGCGGGCCAGGACCTCGGCGACCGCGATCCCCGCAAGGGCACGCCGGATCTCGGCCACACGATCGAGACCTTCTACAATCCGCTGCTGCGCCTCATCCGCAGCCTCGAAAAGCCCGTGGTCTGCGCCGTCAACGGCGTGGCGGCCGGCGCGGGGGCCAACCTCGCCTTCGCCTGCGACATCACCCTCGCCGCCCGCTCCGCCCGCTTCATCCAGTCCTTCGCCAGGATCGGGCTCGTGCCCGATTCCGGCGGCACCTGGAGCCTGCCCCGCCTCATCGGCGAGGCCCGCGCCAAGGCCCTGGCATTGACGGCGCAATCCCTCGACGCGGAAACCGCCGCCGACTGGGGCTTGATCTGGCGCGCGGTCGACGACGACACGCTGATGGACGAGGCCGCTGCCCTTGCGACCCGGCTCGCCGCCGGCCCCACCAAGGGCTATGGCCTGACGAAGCGGGCCATCCAGGCGGCGGCCGCCAACTCGTTCGACCGGCAGCTCGATCTCGAACGCGACCTGCAGCGGGAGGCCGGCCGCAGCGCCGATTATGCCGAAGGCGTCACCGCCTTCATCGAGAAGCGCGAGCCGGCGTTCAAAGGCCGATGA